The Parambassis ranga chromosome 1, fParRan2.1, whole genome shotgun sequence genome includes a region encoding these proteins:
- the LOC114439922 gene encoding uncharacterized protein LOC114439922: protein MARLWMTVFLVLLLAQGYVAVVDTTTLANLIQRLRQRYSVSGMFSLAVSLKGGNLAHLEEIFQQNPPDKVEGEILKGRVYRGFRLALAKVGQPEHAELRVLKDLNLDSIKGDMLVIYSYASPCPTTCTNICNRYNIINPINNLINIGQWSTYAFVFEKVFNPRDCKKGLKESELKRALTDLADGSQIKLPDIFRCYKSNNKAFTCISCSSAGKVTPQCVDYNVY from the exons ATGGCCAGGCTGTGGATGACTGTGTTTCTGGTATTACTGCTGGCTCAAGGATATGTGGCTGTTGTGGACACAACAACGCTCGCAAATCTTATACAAAGATTAAGGCAGAG GTACAGTGTATCTGGGATGTTCAGTCTGGCTGTGAGTCTTAAAGGAGGGAACCTAGCTCACCTGGAGGAAATCTTCCAGCAAAACCCCCCAGATAAAGTAGAGGGGGAAATTTTAAAGGGTCGTGTGTACAGAGGCTTCAGACTAGCTTTAGCCAAAGTTGGGCAACCTGAACATGCTGAGCTGCGAGTTTTGAAAGACCTAAACCTTGACAGTATTAAAGGTGATATGTTGGTCATTTATTCTTATGCTTCCCCCTGTCCCACAACTTGTACAAATATTTGCAATCGTTACAATATCATCAACCCGATTAACAATCTTATTAACATTGGACAATGGAGTACATATGCCTTTGTGTTTGAAAAAGTCTTCAAtcccagagactgtaaaaaAGGCCTGAAAGAGAGTGAATTAAAAAGGGCACTGACAGATCTGGCTGACGGATCTCAAATCAAGCTTCCAGACATATTCCGCTGTTACAAATCAAACAACAAAGCTTTTACATGTATCAGCTGCTCCAGTGCTGGCAAAGTTACACCACAGTGTGTTGACTATAATGTATACTAA